Part of the Geodermatophilus obscurus DSM 43160 genome is shown below.
TCTACCTGATCTACCGACGCCAGAAGGACCACCCGCGCCGGCAGGGCCGCACCAGCCGTTTCGCCGGCTCCAACGAGGGCCGCGGCTACTTCGTCGAGGCCGTCGTCCTGATCGTCGGCGTCTGCATCCTGCTGATCCGCGGGCTCAAGGTCTCCTCGGACCTCACCGACGCCCCGGCCTGGTCGCATCCGGTCTCCGGCCTGCTGGCGACCGTCCTGCCGAACAGCCCGGACCTGCTGAGCGTCGTCGCGTTCGTCAAGATCGTCATATCGCTGGTCTGGGTCGTGGTCCTCAGTCGCACCCTGAACATGGGCGTCGCCTGGCACCGGTTCAGCGCCTTCCCGAACATCTACTTCAAGCGCCACGACGACGGCAGCGTCGCCCTCGGCCCGCTGCAGGCGATGACCTCCGGCGGCAAGCCGATCGACTTCGAGGACCCCGACGAGGACGCGATCTTCGGCCGCGGCAAGATCGAGGACTTCACCTGGAAGGGGATGCTCGACTTCACCACCTGCACCGAGTGCGGGCGGTGCCAGAGCCAGTGCCCGGCGTGGAACACGGGCAAGCCGCTCAGCCCCAAGATGGTGGTGATGGACCTGCGGGACCACCTGTACGCCAAGGCCCCGTACCTGCTCGGTGAGAAGACCGCGAGCGAGACCGCACCGGACTACGACGTCCTCAAGCCGAGCGACGAGCAGGTCTGGGCCTCGGGCTACGCCCGCATCGAGGGCACCAACGACGCGCAGGCCCACCGCCCGCTCGTCGGCACCCTCGAGGAGGGCGGGGTCATCGACCCCGACGTGCTGTGGAGCTGCACCAACTGCGGCGCCTGCGTGGAGCAGTGCCCGGTCGACATCGAGCACATCGACCACATCGAGGACATGCGCCGTTACCAGGTGCTCATCGAGTCCAACTTCCCCTCCGAGGCCGGCGTGATGCTGCGCAACCTGGAGAACCGCGGCAACCCGTGGGGCGTCCAGGCCAGCACCCGCGAGGACTGGATGAAGGACCTGGACTTCGAGGTCCGGCAGGCCGACGGCCCACTGCCCCTCGACGTCGAGTACCTGTTCTGGGTCGGCTGCGCCGGCGCCATCGACGACCGGGCCAAGAAGGTCACCAAGGCCGTCGCGGAGCTGCTGCACACCGCCGGTGTCGAGTTCGCCGTCCTGGGCTCGGGCGAGACCTGCTCGGGCGACCCGGCCCGCCGCATGGGCAACGAGTTCGTCTTCCAGATGCTCGCCCAGGAGAACGTCGAGACGCTCAACGGCGTCTTCGAGGGCCGCGTGCCGGGCATGCGCAAGATCGTCACCACCTGCCCGCACTGCTTCAACTCGCTGGGCCGGGAGTACCCACAGGTCGGCGGCGACTACGAGGTGGTCCACCACACCCAGCTGCTCAACCAGCTGGTGGCCGACGGCCGGCTGACCCCGGTCACGCCGGTCGACCGCAAGGTCACCTACCACGACCCGTGCTTCCTCGGCCGGCACAACAAGGTCTACACACCGCCGCGGGAGATCCTCGAGTCCGTCCAGGGGCTCTCCACCCAGGAGATGCACCGCTGCAAGGACCGCGGCTTCTGCTGCGGCGCCGGCGGCGCCCGGATGTGGATGGAGGAGAAGATCGGCAAGCGGATCAACATGGAGCGCACCGAGGAGGCGCTCGACCTCGATCCGGACGTCATCTCCACCGCGTGCCCGTTCTGCATCACGATGCTCAGCGACGCGCTGACGACCAAGAAGCAGAACGGCGAGGCCGGCGAGCACGTCGAGGTGCTCGACGTCAGCCAGATCCTGCTCCGTTCGCTGGCCCCGGTCGGCACGCCCGGCACCGAGCACGGCGCGGAGGTCGGGACCGAGACCGACGACGTGGCCGGCACCGGCTCGGCGGCGACGGAGCACGGCGCGCAGTAGCAGAAGGACCCCCCTGCCCCCCACCACTCGGAGAAGGACCCCGTCCTCCTCACCGTTCGCAGGCTCACGGTGAGCGCCTGGACGGGGCCGGCGGGCCCCGGAGCGGGCCGGACCACCGCGACGGCGCGTACCCCCGCCCGGGGCACGCGCCGTCGTCGTCGGAGGGGGGACGGCCCCCGCCGCCGGACGGCCCGGACCGGGGCGGGACCATCGTCGGGTGACCCGGACCGCCGCCCCCGCCTCCTCCCGCCGGGGACTGCTCCTCGTCGGGACGGCGATCGTGCTGACGGGGCTGAACCTGCGGACGGCGGTCAACAGCGTCGGCCCGGTGCTGCAGGAACTCGAGCACGGGCTGGGCATCTCCAGCGGCCTGACCGGGCTGGTGACCAGCCTGCCGGTCATCTGCTTCGCCGTCATCGGGTTCGCCGGGCCGCCGCTGGCCGCCCGCTTCCGCGACGGGCACGTGCTGGCCGGCGCACTGCTGGCGATGGCCGCCGGCCTGGTGCTGCGGGCCGCGGCCGGGGGGTTCTGGCTCTTCGTCGCCGGCACCGTGCTGGCCATGGTCGGCGGCGCCCTGGGCAACGTGCTCCTGCCGAGCCTGGTGAAGCGGTGGTTCCCGGCGCGCACCGGCCTGCTCGTGGGCGCCTACAGCACGGCCATGGCCGCCGGCGGGGCGGTCGCCTCGGTGTCCGCCGCGCCCATCGCGCGGGCCGCCGGGGACGCCGGCTGGCGCTGGGCGCTCGCGGTGTGGGCGGTGCCCGCGCTGCTCGCCGCACTGCCGTGGCTGGCGGTGCCACGGCGGCCCGGTGCCTCCCGGACGGCGCACACCGCGGTGTCGCTGCGCTCGCTGGCGCGCAGCCCCACGGCCGTGGCGCTGGCGGCCTTCTTCGGCTTCCAGGCGATGCAGGCCTACATCATCATCGGCTGGACGGCGCAGTACCTGCGGGACTCCGGGCTGGACGCCGCGACGGCCGGGCTGCTGCTCGGCGTCAACACGGTGGTCGTCATCCCGCTCAACGCCGTCGTCCCGCCGCTCGCTGTGCGCCCGCGGCTGCAGCGGCCGCTGCTGCTGGTCTTCGTCGCCTGCTACGTCGCCGGCTACGTGGGCCTCATGGCCGCGCCGCGGACCGTGCCCTGGCTGTGGATGACCCTGCTCGCCATCGGGATGAGCACCTTCGCGATGGTGCTCGCGCTCATCGGCCTGCGGGCCCGGACGCCGGAGACCACCGCGGCCCTGTCCACCGTCGTCCAGGGGTGGGGTTACGTGCTCGCCGGCGCCGGACCGCTGCTGGCCGGGGTCCTGCTGGGCGCGACCGGCAGCTACGCCGGCATGTTCGCCGTCGCGCTCACCGCCGTCGCCGCGCTGCTGGCCACCGGCTGGCTGGCCACCCGGGAGCGGTTCGTGGACGACGAGGTGGCCGCCCGGGTGCCGGCGGTCAGGGCGCCGGACGCCGCGTCTCGGCCCGGGTGAAGTTCCGGAAGGACCGCGACGGCGTCGGGCCGCGCTGGTCCTGGTAGCGGGAGCCGTAGACGGCCGAGCCGTACGGGTGCTCGGCCGGGGTGGTCAACCGGAACAGGCAGAGCTGGCCGATCTTCATGCCGGGCCAGAGCGTGATCGGCAGGTTGGCCACGTTGGACAGCTCCAGGGTGATGTGCCCGGAGAAGCCCGGGTCCACGAAGCCGGCCGTGGAGTGGGTGAGCAGGCCCAGCCGGCCGAGCGAGCTCTTCCCCTCCAGGCGGGCGGCCACGTCGTCGGGGATGGTCACGATCTCCAGCGTGGAGCCGAGCACGAACTCACCCGGGTGCAGCACGAACGGCTCGTCGCCGTCGGGCTCGACCAGGGTGGTCAGGTCGTCCTGCTGCTGGGCGGGGTCGATGTGGGTGTACCGCGCGTTGTTGAAGACCCGGAAGAAGCGGTCCAGCCGGACGTCGATGCTCGAGGGCTGCACCAGCGCCTTGTCATAGGGCTCGATGCCCAGGCGGCCCTCGGAGATCGCGGCCGTGATGTCGCGGTCGGACAGCAGCATGCGGCGGAGTCTAGGGACCGTCCCTGCTCACCACTCCGGGCGAATCCGGCCGGCGGGCCCTCAACCGCGCGGCCGAGCACGCCGATCCCCTCCCGCTGGCCCCCTCCCGGGCCGGCTCTGACCCGGGGCCGTGACCCCGGTGGAGTGGAGGGTCCGTGTCCCAGTCCCGAGGAGCGCCGCTGCGTCGCGGCGTCCTGGCAGTCGTGCTCGTCTCCGCCTCGGTCGCCGGTTACGCCGGAGCCGCGGCGTACAGCGCACTCGCGCTCGCCGCCGTGCCGGTCGTCTCCGACTTCGGCCCTGGCGACGGGCTGACCCGCTACGTGATCACCGCTGACGAGGGCGTCGCGCCGGCCGACCTGGTCCGAGCGGTCGCCCTCGCCGACGGCGTCGTCAACGCCCAGCCGGTCGGGACCGACCGCGCCCTGGTGGCGACCGAGGGCCTGGCGCCACACCACGTGGAGGCGCTGCCCGGTGTCGCCGACGCCGAGTACTCGCCGGCGGTCCCCGTGGCTGCCGGGACGGTCGCCGACCCCTACTGGCCGCAGTACGGCTGGAACCTGGAGAACACCGGCACCAACGCCTACAACCAGCCGGCGCGGGTCGACGCGGACGACGACGTCACCACCGGCTGGGAGGCCGGCACGGGCGAGGGCGTGGTCGTCGCCGTCGTCGACACCGGCTACGACTCCGACCACCCCGACCTGGCCGGCGCGCTGTGGACCAATCCCGCCGAGCCGTGCGGCCCCACCGACCGGGACGGCAACGGCAAGGCCGGCGACTGCCACGGCTGGAACTTCACGACCAACAGCGCCGACGTCGACAACGGGGCGGGCGGCACCCACGGTGCGAGCGTCGCCGGTGCCGTCGGCGCCCGCGCCGGCAACGGCCTGGGCACCGCGGGCGTGGCGCCCGGCGTGACGATCATGCCGCTGGTCATCGGCAGCGGCGGTGGGGTGGACGTCGTCCTGGGCGCCGAGGCGATCCGGTACGCGGCCGACCACGGCGCCGACGTGGTCAACGCATCCTGGGGTGGGGCCGTAGGCGGGTGGGCGCTCGACAACCTGCGCTCGGCCGTCGCCTACGCCGAGTCCAAGGGCGTGGTCGTCGTGGTCGCGGCCGGCAACGACGCCATGGACCGGGACGCCGCCCCGCTCTACCCAGCCAGCCTGACCGAGACCAACGTCGTGACGGTCGGCTCCTCGACGGCGTCCGACACCCGCAGCGACTTCTCCGCATGGGGCGCCTACTCCGTCGACCTCTTCGCGCCGGGCACGATCGTCTTCACCACGTGGAACGACGGCGGCTACCGGCTGATCAACGGGACGTCGATCGCCTCCCCGCAGGTGGCCGGCGCGGTGGCGCTCTACCGGCAGGCGATGCCGGACGCGACGCCGCGGCAGCTGCGCCAGGCCCTGCTCGAGGACGTCGACCCGGTGGCCGCGTTCGCCGGGCGGTCGGTCACCGGTGGCCGGCTGTCGCTGAGCCGTCTGCCGGCCCGCGCCGCGGACACCGTCTCGTACACCTTCACCTCGATGACCGCGCCGGCCGGCGTCGTCACCCCGCGCGTGGCCGCGGCCGGCCCGGCCGCAGCAGGCGACTACGGCGTCACGCTGGGCCTGGGCATGGAGCACGAGGGCGAGGTCTGGGCCGTCTCCGGCGCCGAGCTCACCGTCGGCGGCACCACGCTGGCGACCGACGACACCGGGACGGCGCGTTTCCCGCTCGGCCGCGCGGCGGGCCCGGCCGAACTCGCCCTCTCCCCCTCCCTGGAGCTCGGCGACGGCCGCTACGTGCTCACCGTCCAGCTCGACCGCGACGGCACGGCCGTCGGGCGCACCTACGCCGCTCCGCTGGTCGTCGGGACGACGGCGGCTCCCGCGCCGGGCGGGAGCGGGAACACCCCGGGCAGCGGCCCGTCGGGCTCGTCCGGCTCCGGCTCGTCGGGTTCGCCCGGCCCCGGCTCGGGGAGCTCCGGGTCCGGCTCGGGCGACCCGGGCTCGGGGAGCTCCGGGACCGGCGGGACGGACCGGTCCACCTCCGGTGGCAGCGGCTCGAACGGCTCCGGGACCGGCGGCTCCGGCTCGGGCGGCAGCGGCTCCGAGGGCAGCGACTCCGAGGGCAGCGACTCCGAGGGCAGTGGGGCCAGTGGCTCCGGCGGCAGCGGGTCCGGGGGGTCGGGTCCGGCCGGCTCGGGGTCGGGCGGTGCCGGCAGCGGCCGCTCCGGCAACCCGGATGCGCCGTCCGGCCGCACGGCGCCCGTCGTGCCGGACGTGCCCTCGGGCACCCGGACGCCGACGTCCCCGGACACCCCCAGCGGGTCCGGCGACTCGGGCGGCTCCGGCAGCCCGACCCCGGGCGGCCAGAACGTCTACCCGTCGGTCGGTCCGTTCGGGATCACCTCGCTGAGCCCGGCCCGGGTCGGCACGGCGGGCGGCACCCTGGTGACCATCACCGGCGCGGCCCTGCCGTCGGGCCCGCGGGTCCGCATCGGGGACAGCGCGGCGGCGACCGTGGTCCGCTCGTCGGCGACCCAGGTCGTCGTTCGGGTGCCCGCCCGGGCCGCGGGCGTGTACGACGTGCACGTCTTCGCCCCCGACGGCCGGCACTCGGTGCTGACCGCGGCGCTGACCTACACCGCCCCCACCGGCGGCACGGCGCCCGGCGGCAGCACGCCGGGCGGCTCCGGCGGCGGTTCCGGCACGGGTGGCGGCGCGCCCGGCACAGGCGGCGGTGGCGGTGCCGGCAGCGGCTCCGCGGGCGCCGGCGGCGGCTCCTCGTCCGACGTGCGCACCGGCCCCGGCGGGCTGCGACTCGTCCGGAGCGCGGTCTTCGCCGGACTGCGGACGGTCTGGTCGACCGACTGCTCGGTGTCCTGCCGCGGGATCCGCGTCTGACGCGAGGGCTCTCCCACCGGGCCACCGGCCGGACACCCGTCCGGCCGGTGGCCCGATCGCTCCCCGGAGCGACGTGCCCACTGGATCACCCCGCCGTCCTGCCGATGGACAGGGGGACGACTGCGTCCACACCCGCGGGAGGACCCTGCTCGGGACACGGGGGCGACCGGCGGCACGGGGGCGAGCCGTGGCACCCGCCCCACCGGGGAGGCACGCACCTTCGCCCCCGACGAGCTGATCGTCTCCAGGACCGACCTCCGCGGCGTCGTCACCTACGCCAAGCCCCGCGCCGTCTCAGCGCTGCTGTGGCAGACCCTCGCGGAGGGCCGCGAGCTGTTCGCCGACATCGACAACCTGGCCTCCGACGGCGCGCACTACTGGGTGCTCGCCCACGTCGCGCCGTCGTACGGACCCGACGGCGGGATCGTCGGCTACCACTCGAACCGGCGCCGCCCCCCCGGCGCGATCCGCACGGTCGCCCCGCTGTACGAACAGCTGCTGGCCGAGGAACGGCGGCACCCGACGGCCAGGGCCGCCGTCACCGGCCTGTCCCAGCTGGCCGAGCGGCTGCGCTCGGAGGCGACCGGCTTCCTGGCGGCGATGCGCCGCTGACCCCGGGGTACCGTTCCGTCCCGGTACCCGGCCATGGCCGGGGTACCGGGACCGACGCGCGTCCGGGGCCGCGTCGGGGGTCCGAGGAGCAGCACGCGGAGGTGGGCCGGCACGTGAGCGCAGGGCCCTCCCCGTCCCCGGCCCCGGGGGACGACGAGCTCTTCCGCGACGGCGGCGGGAACGGCCGGCTGATGGCCGTCTTCGACTGGTCCACCACGCCGGTGGGACCGGTCGGGGGCTGGCCGGCCAGCCTGCGGCACGCGGTGCGCACCGTGCTGGTGTCGCGGTTCCCGATGATCCTGGCCTGGGGCCCCGGCTACACCCAGTTCTACAACGACGCGTACGCGACGCTGATCGGCACCAAGCACCCCGGCGCCATCGGCGACGACCTCCGGGTGACCCTTGCCGAGGGCTGGGCGGCGCTGCAGGAGCCGGTGGAGCACGCCATGGCCGCCCGCGAGGCGTCCTGGATCCCGCAGTTGCTGCTGCTCCTCGAGCGCGCCGGCTACCGCGAGGAGACCTACTTCACCGTCTCCCACGCCCCCGCCTACGGCGACGACGGCCGGGTCGCGGGCATGCACGCGGTGTGCACCGAGGTCACCCGGCAGGTGTTGGCCGAGCGCCGGCAGCGGCTCCTGCACGACGTCGCGACCTCGACCGGTGAGCTGGTCGACGAGACGGCGACGGTGACGGCGATGACCGCCGCGCTGGCCGGCGACCCCCTCGACGCGCCGTTCGCCGCCGTCTACCTCCACACCCCCGGCACCGGGCTGCGCCGCGCGGCCACGGTCGGCTGCGACCCCGGGCTGCTCCCGGAGGTGGCCGCCTCGCCCGGCGAGCTGCTGCCTCCGGCGGTGGCCGCCCTGGGCCTCACCGGCGGGCCGTTCGGCGACCCGGTCACCGAGGCCGCCGTGCTGCCCCTGGGCGTCCCGGACGGCGACGGCGTGGGTGCGCTCGTCGTCGGCCTGAACCCCAACCGGGCGCTGGACGACGAGTACCGCTCCTTCCACGAGCTGCTGGCCGGCCAGTTCACCGCCGCGGTCCGCAACGCGCGCGCCTACGCCGAGGAGCGCGCCCGGGCGGAGGCGCTGGCCGAGCTGGACCAGGCCAAGACGGCGTTCTTCGCCAACGTCAGCCACGAGCTGCGCACGCCGCTCACCCTGCTGCTCGGCCCGATCGCCGACACGCTCGCCGAGAACGGGCCGGTGCTGCCGGGCGACGTCCGCGAGTCGCTCACCCTGGCGCTGCGCAACGGGCAGCGCCTGCAGCGGCTGGTCAACGACCTGCTGGAGTTCGTGAGCATCGAGGCCGGCCGGGCGTCGGCGGTGCGGGTGCAGACCGATGTGGCCGCCTACACCGCCGAGCTGGCCGGGGTGCTGCGGGCCGCGGCCGAGCGCGCCGGCCTGCGGCTCACCGTCGACTGCCCGCCGCTGGGGCGGCCGGCGTACGTCGACCCGCGGATGTGGGAGAAGGTGGTCCTCAACCTGGTCGCCAACGCGGTGAAGTACACCTTCGTCGGCGGCATCGACGTCACCCTGCGGGCCGACGGCGATGACCTGGTGCTGCAGGTGTGCGACACCGGGGTCGGGATCCCCGCCGCCGAGCTGCCGCGCCTGTTCGAGCGGTTCCACCGCGGCGTCGGCACCGCCGCGCGCAGCCGGGAGGGCAGCGGGCTGGGCCTGGCCCTCGTGCGCGAGCTGGTCGCCCTGCACGGCGGCGAGGTGAGCGCCACCAGCGAGCCCGGCGCCGGCAGCACCTTCACGGTCCGGGTCCCCTTCGGGGAACCCGACGCCCCGGCCGGCGCGCCGGCCGTCCCCTCCGCCTCCTCGCGCGGCGGCGTGGTGACCCCGTGGGACGACGTCGCGGACGGCACGGGCCCGCGGACGCCGGCCAGCACCCCCGGCACCAGCGTCCTGGTCGTGGACGACAACGCCGACATGCGCGCCTACCTGACGCGGCTGCTCTCGCCGGTGTGGACCGTCCGGACGGCGACCAACGGCCAGGAGGCACTCGACGCCGTGCGAGCCGCGCGGCCCCACGTCGTCGTGACCGACGTGATGATGCCCGGGCTGGACGGCTTCGACCTGCTGCGCGCCCTGCGGGCCGACCCCGCCCTGCGCGACGTCCCGGTGGTCATGCTCACCGCCCGCGCCGGCCAGGAGGCC
Proteins encoded:
- a CDS encoding (Fe-S)-binding protein, encoding MGPLQVVLGTISVIFLIVSVVFAYRAVRAMVRIIRTGQPDSTRNGPVGPRLKTLLVESLGHTRMLKWSSIGVAHWFVFLGFYGLFLTLVEAFGEVWNPAFHLPLVGELGVWNLFADIIGTGTVLGILYLIYRRQKDHPRRQGRTSRFAGSNEGRGYFVEAVVLIVGVCILLIRGLKVSSDLTDAPAWSHPVSGLLATVLPNSPDLLSVVAFVKIVISLVWVVVLSRTLNMGVAWHRFSAFPNIYFKRHDDGSVALGPLQAMTSGGKPIDFEDPDEDAIFGRGKIEDFTWKGMLDFTTCTECGRCQSQCPAWNTGKPLSPKMVVMDLRDHLYAKAPYLLGEKTASETAPDYDVLKPSDEQVWASGYARIEGTNDAQAHRPLVGTLEEGGVIDPDVLWSCTNCGACVEQCPVDIEHIDHIEDMRRYQVLIESNFPSEAGVMLRNLENRGNPWGVQASTREDWMKDLDFEVRQADGPLPLDVEYLFWVGCAGAIDDRAKKVTKAVAELLHTAGVEFAVLGSGETCSGDPARRMGNEFVFQMLAQENVETLNGVFEGRVPGMRKIVTTCPHCFNSLGREYPQVGGDYEVVHHTQLLNQLVADGRLTPVTPVDRKVTYHDPCFLGRHNKVYTPPREILESVQGLSTQEMHRCKDRGFCCGAGGARMWMEEKIGKRINMERTEEALDLDPDVISTACPFCITMLSDALTTKKQNGEAGEHVEVLDVSQILLRSLAPVGTPGTEHGAEVGTETDDVAGTGSAATEHGAQ
- a CDS encoding MFS transporter; the encoded protein is MTRTAAPASSRRGLLLVGTAIVLTGLNLRTAVNSVGPVLQELEHGLGISSGLTGLVTSLPVICFAVIGFAGPPLAARFRDGHVLAGALLAMAAGLVLRAAAGGFWLFVAGTVLAMVGGALGNVLLPSLVKRWFPARTGLLVGAYSTAMAAGGAVASVSAAPIARAAGDAGWRWALAVWAVPALLAALPWLAVPRRPGASRTAHTAVSLRSLARSPTAVALAAFFGFQAMQAYIIIGWTAQYLRDSGLDAATAGLLLGVNTVVVIPLNAVVPPLAVRPRLQRPLLLVFVACYVAGYVGLMAAPRTVPWLWMTLLAIGMSTFAMVLALIGLRARTPETTAALSTVVQGWGYVLAGAGPLLAGVLLGATGSYAGMFAVALTAVAALLATGWLATRERFVDDEVAARVPAVRAPDAASRPG
- the dcd gene encoding dCTP deaminase, which gives rise to MLLSDRDITAAISEGRLGIEPYDKALVQPSSIDVRLDRFFRVFNNARYTHIDPAQQQDDLTTLVEPDGDEPFVLHPGEFVLGSTLEIVTIPDDVAARLEGKSSLGRLGLLTHSTAGFVDPGFSGHITLELSNVANLPITLWPGMKIGQLCLFRLTTPAEHPYGSAVYGSRYQDQRGPTPSRSFRNFTRAETRRPAP
- a CDS encoding S8 family serine peptidase, with translation MSQSRGAPLRRGVLAVVLVSASVAGYAGAAAYSALALAAVPVVSDFGPGDGLTRYVITADEGVAPADLVRAVALADGVVNAQPVGTDRALVATEGLAPHHVEALPGVADAEYSPAVPVAAGTVADPYWPQYGWNLENTGTNAYNQPARVDADDDVTTGWEAGTGEGVVVAVVDTGYDSDHPDLAGALWTNPAEPCGPTDRDGNGKAGDCHGWNFTTNSADVDNGAGGTHGASVAGAVGARAGNGLGTAGVAPGVTIMPLVIGSGGGVDVVLGAEAIRYAADHGADVVNASWGGAVGGWALDNLRSAVAYAESKGVVVVVAAGNDAMDRDAAPLYPASLTETNVVTVGSSTASDTRSDFSAWGAYSVDLFAPGTIVFTTWNDGGYRLINGTSIASPQVAGAVALYRQAMPDATPRQLRQALLEDVDPVAAFAGRSVTGGRLSLSRLPARAADTVSYTFTSMTAPAGVVTPRVAAAGPAAAGDYGVTLGLGMEHEGEVWAVSGAELTVGGTTLATDDTGTARFPLGRAAGPAELALSPSLELGDGRYVLTVQLDRDGTAVGRTYAAPLVVGTTAAPAPGGSGNTPGSGPSGSSGSGSSGSPGPGSGSSGSGSGDPGSGSSGTGGTDRSTSGGSGSNGSGTGGSGSGGSGSEGSDSEGSDSEGSGASGSGGSGSGGSGPAGSGSGGAGSGRSGNPDAPSGRTAPVVPDVPSGTRTPTSPDTPSGSGDSGGSGSPTPGGQNVYPSVGPFGITSLSPARVGTAGGTLVTITGAALPSGPRVRIGDSAAATVVRSSATQVVVRVPARAAGVYDVHVFAPDGRHSVLTAALTYTAPTGGTAPGGSTPGGSGGGSGTGGGAPGTGGGGGAGSGSAGAGGGSSSDVRTGPGGLRLVRSAVFAGLRTVWSTDCSVSCRGIRV
- a CDS encoding ATP-binding protein, with the translated sequence MSAGPSPSPAPGDDELFRDGGGNGRLMAVFDWSTTPVGPVGGWPASLRHAVRTVLVSRFPMILAWGPGYTQFYNDAYATLIGTKHPGAIGDDLRVTLAEGWAALQEPVEHAMAAREASWIPQLLLLLERAGYREETYFTVSHAPAYGDDGRVAGMHAVCTEVTRQVLAERRQRLLHDVATSTGELVDETATVTAMTAALAGDPLDAPFAAVYLHTPGTGLRRAATVGCDPGLLPEVAASPGELLPPAVAALGLTGGPFGDPVTEAAVLPLGVPDGDGVGALVVGLNPNRALDDEYRSFHELLAGQFTAAVRNARAYAEERARAEALAELDQAKTAFFANVSHELRTPLTLLLGPIADTLAENGPVLPGDVRESLTLALRNGQRLQRLVNDLLEFVSIEAGRASAVRVQTDVAAYTAELAGVLRAAAERAGLRLTVDCPPLGRPAYVDPRMWEKVVLNLVANAVKYTFVGGIDVTLRADGDDLVLQVCDTGVGIPAAELPRLFERFHRGVGTAARSREGSGLGLALVRELVALHGGEVSATSEPGAGSTFTVRVPFGEPDAPAGAPAVPSASSRGGVVTPWDDVADGTGPRTPASTPGTSVLVVDDNADMRAYLTRLLSPVWTVRTATNGQEALDAVRAARPHVVVTDVMMPGLDGFDLLRALRADPALRDVPVVMLTARAGQEAAVEGFDAGVDDYLAKPFESAELIGRLRAVVERAAGRATGPRPADRGAELPAAAATAAAVALSVPPRPRPPMTPSAAAPAAGDPAAQPGAGAPAQVALRRRWRFPATASSVPALRRRLWAVFADAGLDEDLAYDLVLAACEAATNAIEHAQDPTEPVIDVGAEVAGDRVEVAVRDYGRWRERVPSMDRGRGSMLMSAVGEITATPSPAGTTVVIRAGGPRSPPTGRSGSLGGTPRV